Proteins from a single region of Oryza brachyantha chromosome 6, ObraRS2, whole genome shotgun sequence:
- the LOC121054651 gene encoding RING-H2 finger protein ATL39-like has product MHLEMSPDSLLFFCSVTASAAAGFCLFSLYRRLARRCHAATAAAGGEEERPPPITVASSIPEFMYDRLVRHSGKGASWTECAVCLGTIQAGAMVKLLPACAHIYHVDCIDLWLSSHPTCPLCRCRVDHPKQNQLSPA; this is encoded by the coding sequence ATGCACCTCGAGATGTCGCCCGACagcctcctcttcttctgctCCGtcacggcgtcggcggccgccggcttCTGCCTCTTCTCGCTGTACAGGCGGCTCGCGCGGCGCTGCCACGCCGCCACGGCTGCCGCtggaggcgaggaggagcgccCGCCGCCGATCACGGTGGCTTCCAGCATCCCGGAGTTCATGTACGACCGGCTGGTCCGCCACAGCGGCAAGGGCGCGAGCTGGACGGAGTGCGCCGTCTGCCTCGGCACGATCCAGGCCGGCGCCATGGTGAAGCTGCTGCCGGCGTGCGCGCACATCTACCACGTCGACTGCATCGACCTGTGGCTGTCTTCCCACCCGACCTGCCCTCTCTGCCGCTGCAGGGTTGATCACCCCAAGCAAAATCAGCTTTCCCCTGCGTAG
- the LOC121054721 gene encoding E3 ubiquitin-protein ligase EL5-like, whose product MALWPPPLPLPFAQPPPRQLLSPPPPWWPPASTTPSRGNDSTSSPGGIVASVAIGLVALLLAFAITCTICQGRRNSRAAAADARLRPPPNGDDADGDNGEPHQLRRSGAASPSAPPWPGDDDGATNSASPTAASLPAFTYSPTVKRNVAGDEGEQETAAAAATCSVCLGALRLGETVRLLPACLHLYHAECIDPWLDGHTTCPLCRSDADADPTAAV is encoded by the coding sequence ATGGCTCTGTGGCCACCGCCTTTACCCCTCCCTTTCGCTCAGCCTCCGCCACGCCAGCTAttgtcgccaccgccaccatggTGGCCACCAGCGTCGACAACGCCATCCCGCGGCAATGACAGCACTTCTTCCCCCGGAGGGATCGTCGCCAGTGTGGCCATTGGCCTCGTGGCGTTGCTGCTCGCGTTCGCGATCACGTGCACCATATGCCAGGGGCGCCGAAACagccgggccgccgccgccgacgctcGACTGCGTCCACCACCGAATGGTGatgacgccgacggcgacaacggcgAGCCGCACCAGCTCCGCAGGTCGGGCGCGGCTAGCCCGAGCGCCCCGCCATggcccggcgacgacgacggcgccaccAACAGCGCTAGCCCGACGGCCGCCAGCCTCCCGGCGTTCACGTACAGCCCGACGGTGAAGCGCAACGTGGCCGGCGACGAAGGCGAgcaggagacggcggcggcggcggcgacgtgctcGGTGTGCCTGGGCGCGTTGCGGCTCGGGGAGACGGTGCGGCTGCTGCCGGCGTGCCTCCACCTGTACCACGCCGAGTGCATCGACCCGTGGCTGGATGGGCACACGACGTGCCCGCTCTGCCgctccgacgccgacgccgacccgacggcggcggtctAG
- the LOC102704157 gene encoding T-complex protein 1 subunit gamma → MALNAPVLVLKDSTKRESGTKVHHANIQAAKAVADIIRTTLGPRSMLKMLLDASGGIVVTNDGNAILREIDIAHPAAKSMIELSRTQDEEVGDGTTSVIVLAGEMLHVAEAFIDKHYHPTVICRAYTKALDDALAVLDKIAMPVDVNDRAAMLGLVKSSIGTKFTGQFGDLIADLAIDATTTAGVDLGQGMREVDIKKYIKVEKVPGGQLEDSQVLKGVMFNKDVVAPGKMRRKIVNPRIILLDCPVEYKKGENQTNAELMKEEDWQVLLEMEEEYIKNLCGQILKFKPDLVITEKGLSDLAIHYLGKAGVSAIRRLRKTDNNRIAKACGAVIVNRPEELQESDVGTRAGLFEVKKIGDEFFTFIVDCKDPKACTVLLRGASKDVLNEVERNLQDAMSVARNILKNPKLLPGGGATELTVSATLKQKSSSVEGVEKWPYEAAALAFEAIPRTLAQNCGLNVIRIMTQLQGKHANGENAWVGIDGRSGDIVDMKERKIWDSYSVKAQTFKTAIEAACMLLRIDDIVSGIKKKQAPGASAPKQPQIEQEGDADNEQMIPE, encoded by the exons ATGGCATTGAACGCCCCCGTCCTTGTGCTGA AGGACTCCACGAAGCGAGAGTCCGGCACGAAGGTTCACCATGCCAACATCCAGGCCGCCAAG GCTGTCGCAGACATCATACGTACTACGTTGGGTCCCCGGTCCATGCTGAAGATGCTTCTGGATGCTAGTGGAG GTATTGTGGTTACTAATGATGGCAATGCTATATTGCGAGAAATAGATATTGCACATCCTGCTGCCAAG TCTATGATTGAGCTAAGCCGCACACAGGATGAGGAAGTTGGTGATGGCACAACATCTGTCATTGTTTTAG ctggCGAGATGCTCCATGTTGCAGAAGCATTCATTGACAAGCACTACCACCCAACTGTTATTTGCCGAG CATACACCAAAGCTCTTGATGATGCTTTAGCTGTTCTTGACAAAATTGCAATGCCTGTTGACGTGAATGACC GTGCTGCAATGCTAGGGCTGGTGAAGAGCTCCATTGGTACAAAGTTCACTGGTCAGTTTGGTGACCTTATTGCC GACCTTGCTATAGATGCTACTACAACAGCAGGTGTTGACCTAGGTCAAGGTATGCGTGAAGTTGATATCAAGAAGTATATCAAAGTGGAAAAGGTTCCGGGTGGTCAGTTAGAGGATTCACAGGTTCTTAAAGGAGTTATGTTCAATAAAGATGTCGTAGCCCCTGGAAAAATGAGAAGAAAGATAGTCAACCCCCGCATCATCCTTCTGGATTGCCCTGTTGAGTACAAGAAAGGAGAAAACCAGACCAATGCCGAATTGATGAAGGAAGAAGACTG GCAGGTTCTGCTAGAGATGGAGGAAGAGTACATAAAGAACCTCTGTGGAcagattttaaaattcaagCCTGATTTAGTTATCACAGAGAAAGGTCTCAGTGATCTTGCTATTCATTACCTAGGCAAGGCTGGTGTTAGTGCAATCCGTAGGCTAAGGAAAACTGATAACAACAGGATCGCTAAGGCTTGTGGGGCAGTTATAGTGAACAGGCCAGAGGAGCTTCAAGAATCGGATGTTGGAACAAGAGCTGGCCTCTTTGAGGTCAAGAAGATAGGTGATGAATTCTTTACCTTCATTGTTGACTGCAAAGATCCCAAAGCATGCACTGTTCTTTTAAGGGGAGCAAGCAAGGATGTCCTAAATGAGGTTGAGAGGAACCTTCAG GATGCCATGTCTGTTGCAAGGAACATTTTGAAAAACCCAAAACTGTTACCTGGAGGTGGTGCTACTGAGCTGACTGTATCAGCAACACTGAAGCAAAAGAGTTCTTCAGTTGAAGGTGTAGAAAAG TGGCCCTATGAAGCTGCTGCATTAGCATTTGAAGCGATTCCAAGAACTTTGGCTCAGAATTGTGGTTTGAATGTCATCAGGATCATGACACAACTACAGGGGAAG CATGCAAATGGTGAAAATGCTTGGGTTGGCATTGACGGAAGGAGTGGTGACATCGTTGACATGAAAGAGCGAAAG ATCTGGGATTCTTACAGTGTCAAGGCACAAACGTTCAAGACAGCAATCGAGGCAGCTTGCATGCTTCTTAGGATCGATGACATCGTCAGCGGTATCAAGAAGAAGCAGGCTCCTGGAGCCTCAGCTCCAAAACAGCCTCAGATCGAACAGGAGGGTGACGCAGACAACGAGCAGATGATCCCAGAGTAG
- the LOC107304400 gene encoding PLASMODESMATA CALLOSE-BINDING PROTEIN 5-like, whose translation MPAAASPLPLPLPLLLLLLLAVAGTTAAAAGAGVGVSGGGQLWCVAKNNAEDAALQAAVDWACAPPPAGGADCRAIQQGGACYDPPDLLAHASYAFNDYFLRAGGAPAAPAACDFSGAAALTALNPSHGSCMFPSSTSPKNGSFTGTTTYGPAGADLSQSSSRQLNLWPLLLCICLSVTLFDAFPSDKFS comes from the exons atgcccgccgccgcctcgcctctccccctccccctccccctcctcctcctcctcctcctcgccgtcgccggcacaaccgctgcggcggcgggggcgggggtggGCGTGAGCGGCGGGGGCCAGCTGTGGTGCGTGGCGAAGAACAACGCGGAGGACGCGGCGCTGCAGGCGGCGGTGGACTGGGCGTGCGCCCCGCCCCCCGCGGGGGGCGCCGACTGCCGCGCCATCCAGCAGGGCGGCGCCTGCTACGACCCGCCCGACCTCCTGGCCCACGCCTCCTACGCCTTCAACGACTACTtcctccgcgccggcggcgcccccgccgcccccgccgcctgcgacttctccggcgccgccgcgctcaccGCCCTCAACCCCA GCCATGGGAGCTGCATGTTTCCTTCCAG CACATCTCCAAAAAATGGCAGCTTCACAGGAACAACAACTTATGGTCCAGCTGGTGCAGATTTGAGCCAAAGTTCTTCCAGGCAACTGAATTTGTGGCCACTGTTATTGTGCATATGTTTGTCTGTAACACTTTTTGATGCCTTCCCTTCTGATAAATTTTCCTAA